A portion of the Lolium rigidum isolate FL_2022 chromosome 1, APGP_CSIRO_Lrig_0.1, whole genome shotgun sequence genome contains these proteins:
- the LOC124661790 gene encoding uncharacterized protein LOC124661790, with amino-acid sequence MLTSISAYGASSLRSLRYSGAYIAAYSIPVTSELADLCICSGDPLATSALQTVSASARARSVAGNAAPCKLQNLKELQLLMFAMSNENLDDIYVFLMNCCGPRLERLFVQLPARGYQCAPKKELSGIRIRGRDRPVEELSEGEPPEEAELDEYQSEAFENLMLLKMINFRGRDNGMRLVRLVLKKSTRLNQLILFTPTINHQKGSRPRKNQPKGLKKDHMDTPQFIETKLLSLRKASPNAQIILSEPDDSAIEPLHCEGFVKVD; translated from the exons ATGCTCACCAGTATATCTGCCTACGGGGCATCCAGCCTCCGGTCACTCCGTTACAGCGGAGCCTACATTGCTGCCTATAGCATCCCGGTCACCTCGGAGCTTGCCGACCTTTGCATCTGCTCAGGCGACCCGCTCGCGA CGAGCGCCCTACAG ACAGTGTCTGCCAGTGCTCGTGCCAGATCAGTTGCCGGCAATGCCGCACCTTGCAAGTTGCAAAATTTGAAAGAGCTTCAGCTGCTGATGTTTGCAATGTCCAATGAAAACCTGGATGACATTTATGTTTTCCTCATGAACTGCTGCGGCCCTCGATTGGAGAGGCTATTTGTGCAG CTTCCGGCAAGGGGCTATCAATGTGCTCCAAAGAAAGAACTATCAGGGATCAGAATCAGAGGAAGAGATCGGCCAGTGGAAGAGCTGTCAGAGGGAGAGCCACCTGAGGAAGCTGAGCTAGACGAATATCAATCAGAGGCTTTTGAGAACCTTATGTTGCTGAAGATGATTAATTTCAGGGGTCGCGACAATGGGATGCGGCTGGTAAGGCTTGTGCTGAAGAAGTCTACTCGTCTCAACCAGCTGATACTATTTACTCCCACAATTAATCACCAAAAAGGATCGCGGCCAAGAAAAAATCAGCCCAAAGGGCTCAAGAAGGACCATATGGATACACCCCAATTTATTGAAACAAAACTATTGTCTCTCAGAAAGGCCTCGCCGAACGCTCAGATAATTCTCAGTGAGCCTGATGATAGTGCAATTGAGCCGTTGCACTGTGAGGGTTTTGTCAAGGTTGATTGA